In Xylanibacter ruminicola 23, a single genomic region encodes these proteins:
- the mtnN gene encoding 5'-methylthioadenosine/S-adenosylhomocysteine nucleosidase yields the protein MKVGMIVAMDKELKQLRPLFPEDKVILQKSGIATVNAAIQAVEMIRQYKPDVIISSGCAGGNGDDINLQDVVVSSELTYHDVYCGYAIDENTVYGQVQGLPARYQADPYLLEKAQLAGAKPGLIVTGDWFVDSKEKMREIVSHFPEAKAVDMESCAIAQVCHIYKVPFISFRVISDIPLRDTDASQYHNFWDTVAEKSFQTTKTFIESL from the coding sequence ATGAAAGTTGGAATGATAGTAGCGATGGACAAGGAACTGAAGCAGCTCCGTCCATTATTCCCCGAAGATAAAGTGATTCTGCAAAAGAGTGGTATTGCCACTGTAAATGCCGCTATCCAGGCAGTAGAGATGATTCGCCAGTATAAGCCCGACGTGATTATCTCGAGTGGTTGCGCTGGTGGTAATGGCGACGACATCAACCTGCAGGATGTAGTGGTTAGTTCGGAGCTGACCTACCACGATGTGTATTGTGGCTATGCCATCGACGAGAACACCGTATATGGTCAGGTGCAGGGCTTGCCAGCCCGTTATCAGGCCGACCCTTACCTGCTTGAGAAAGCCCAGTTGGCAGGTGCCAAGCCCGGACTGATTGTGACTGGCGACTGGTTTGTGGATTCTAAGGAAAAGATGCGCGAGATAGTAAGTCACTTCCCCGAGGCCAAGGCTGTAGATATGGAGAGCTGTGCCATCGCGCAGGTATGCCACATCTATAAGGTGCCCTTTATCTCGTTCCGCGTCATCAGCGATATCCCCCTGCGCGACACCGATGCCTCGCAATACCACAACTTCTGGGATACCGTAGCCGAAAAGTCATTCCAAACCACCAAGACTTTCATCGAAAGCCTTTGA
- a CDS encoding S-ribosylhomocysteine lyase, with protein MEVIQSFTIDHTHLKPGIYVSRVDKGFTTFDLRITEPNKEPAVAPAAIHSIEHLMATWFRNSRAKEDVVYVGPMGCLTGMYIIMTGEYTVEDMRQLTMECLEWILTQDEVPATRPEACGNYLLHDLPMCKWECARYLDRLKNDFHCEYTKLQITLEDGKVFADA; from the coding sequence ATGGAAGTTATACAGAGTTTTACGATCGACCACACGCACCTGAAGCCAGGTATCTACGTATCGCGTGTGGATAAAGGTTTTACCACTTTTGATTTACGCATTACCGAACCCAATAAGGAGCCTGCTGTTGCCCCTGCTGCTATCCACAGTATCGAGCACCTGATGGCCACGTGGTTCCGTAACTCGCGCGCCAAGGAGGATGTGGTATATGTGGGTCCGATGGGATGCCTCACAGGTATGTACATCATTATGACGGGTGAATACACCGTTGAGGACATGCGCCAGTTGACGATGGAGTGCCTGGAGTGGATACTGACACAGGACGAGGTGCCTGCAACACGTCCCGAGGCTTGTGGCAACTATCTGCTGCACGATCTGCCCATGTGCAAATGGGAGTGCGCCCGCTATCTTGACCGTCTGAAGAACGATTTCCACTGCGAGTACACCAAACTGCAGATTACACTCGAAGATGGTAAGGTGTTTGCCGATGCCTAA
- a CDS encoding TrmH family RNA methyltransferase: MEETIITSVQNAKIKHVVALQQKSSLRREEGLFVVEGQREIEHCKACGYEVVEEYIRDKNVSPQVYEKMAYRGSTEGHIAVVRCKEHTLEKLQLKESPLIVVLESVEKPGNLGAILRSAEAAGIDALIVCDPLTDMYNPNVIRASIGGVFCVPTAVCSSQECIAFLKEHGIKILTAQLQDSYEYYDYDMTQGTAIVMGTESTGLTNQWREAADAHIRIPMLGRLDSLNVSVSAAILMYEAVRQRNSK; this comes from the coding sequence ATGGAAGAAACAATCATTACAAGCGTACAAAACGCAAAGATTAAGCACGTAGTAGCCCTGCAGCAGAAGTCGTCGCTCCGTCGTGAGGAGGGACTTTTTGTGGTTGAAGGCCAGCGCGAGATAGAGCACTGTAAAGCCTGCGGCTACGAGGTGGTTGAGGAGTACATCCGCGACAAGAACGTTTCGCCGCAGGTATATGAAAAGATGGCCTATCGCGGCAGTACCGAGGGCCACATTGCCGTGGTGAGATGCAAGGAGCACACACTGGAAAAGTTGCAGTTGAAGGAGAGCCCTTTGATTGTGGTGCTGGAGAGTGTGGAGAAGCCTGGCAACCTGGGGGCTATATTGCGTAGTGCCGAGGCGGCTGGTATTGATGCCCTCATCGTGTGCGACCCACTGACGGATATGTACAATCCCAACGTGATTCGTGCTAGTATCGGTGGTGTGTTCTGCGTGCCCACAGCCGTTTGTTCGTCGCAGGAGTGCATCGCCTTCCTCAAGGAGCACGGCATCAAGATTCTTACCGCCCAGTTGCAGGATTCGTACGAGTATTACGATTACGACATGACGCAGGGCACCGCCATTGTGATGGGCACCGAGAGCACGGGCCTTACCAACCAGTGGCGAGAGGCCGCCGATGCCCATATCCGCATACCCATGCTGGGCCGCCTAGACTCGCTGAACGTAAGCGTATCAGCCGCTATCCTGATGTACGAAGCAGTGCGCCAGCGTAATAGCAAATGA
- the rpsO gene encoding 30S ribosomal protein S15, whose product MYLDKAKKEEIFGQYGKSTTDTGSAEAQIALFSYRISHLTEHLKKNHKDHNTARSLTMLVGKRRKLLKYLYNNDINRYRAIIKALGLRK is encoded by the coding sequence ATGTATTTAGACAAGGCAAAGAAAGAGGAGATCTTCGGTCAGTATGGTAAGAGCACTACTGATACTGGTTCTGCAGAGGCTCAGATTGCACTCTTCAGCTACCGTATCTCTCACCTGACAGAGCACCTGAAGAAGAATCACAAGGACCACAACACTGCACGTTCACTCACCATGCTGGTAGGTAAGCGTCGTAAGTTGCTGAAGTACCTGTACAATAACGATATCAATCGTTATCGTGCTATCATCAAGGCTCTGGGTCTCCGTAAGTAA
- a CDS encoding bifunctional fucokinase/fucose-1-phosphate guanylyltransferase has product MKKLLSLPPNLVDSFHDVTGLSREEYFCTNDPVGHKLGSGGGTTWLLQACMTTEDGTSLAEWLPREKRILLHAGGQSRRLPSYAPSGKILTPVPVFRWERGQRLSQDLLSLQLPLYEQMMDMAPEGIHTMVVSGDVLVRTSQPLQPIPDADVVCYGLWLDASVAKNHGVFVSSRKSPQVLKHMLQKPSIETLNELQKDHYYLTDIGIWMLSDKAVELLAKKSMADPNGPLSMVRSSSAGLQGKNGQLKEYDMYSEFGCALGTNPSLPDDDLKDLKVAIVPLQGGEFYHFGTSREMISSTLRIQNLVNDQREIMHHDRKPHPSLFVQNAVCKYKFTEDNTNIWIENSDVSEGWTLSHDNIITGVPQNHWKVNLAPGECIDVVPIGDTEYAVRLYHIDDKFAGAEQQKQQFPVVADLEALSMLQTLDGLALVTSRMISAEEISTEANLHRLFDQRKAFRKLNWSALAKNWNHSVFYQLDLADAKREFDEQHIEMPPALDADAPLMTRIHDAMFRGESEKAFALLREGLLDTNDYQQIPQLSVADDQIVWGRSPVRIDIAGGWTDTPPYCLMEGGNVINLAIELNGQPPLQTYVRPCQEPRIVLRSIDLGAMEVVETSEQLRDFMHVGSPFSIPKAALVLAGFGQRSLKDELAAFGAGIELTLLSAIPAGSGLGTSSILAATVLGALNDFCGLGWDKNEIGHRTLMLEQMLTTGGGWQDQFGGVLGGVKLLQTGRGFAQNPQVRWLPTDLWTQPEYRPCHLLYYTGITRTAKSILAEIVRRMFLNHGGELRLLRQMKQHTLDMYEAIQQNDFERMGLLVRKTWAQNQALDAGTNPADVAKLTSLIDDLCLGYKLPGAGGGGYLYMIAKDPEAAARIKQILSENSIRKNARFVDMALSTTGLQISRS; this is encoded by the coding sequence ATGAAAAAATTGCTCTCATTGCCACCAAACTTGGTGGACAGTTTCCACGATGTAACCGGATTGAGTCGTGAGGAGTATTTCTGTACCAACGATCCAGTTGGTCATAAGTTGGGTAGTGGTGGCGGAACCACCTGGCTGTTACAGGCCTGTATGACTACCGAGGATGGCACCTCGCTTGCCGAGTGGCTGCCCCGCGAAAAGCGTATCTTGCTGCATGCCGGCGGACAGAGTCGTCGCTTGCCCTCGTATGCCCCATCAGGTAAAATCCTTACCCCCGTACCCGTGTTCCGTTGGGAGCGTGGACAGCGCCTCTCACAGGACTTGCTCAGTCTGCAGCTGCCCCTTTACGAGCAGATGATGGATATGGCTCCCGAGGGCATCCACACCATGGTGGTAAGTGGCGATGTGCTGGTGCGCACCTCACAGCCCCTGCAACCCATCCCCGATGCCGATGTGGTGTGCTATGGCTTGTGGCTCGATGCCTCAGTGGCCAAGAACCACGGTGTGTTCGTAAGTTCGCGCAAATCGCCCCAGGTGCTTAAGCATATGCTGCAGAAACCCAGCATCGAGACCCTGAACGAGCTTCAGAAAGATCATTATTACCTTACCGATATCGGTATCTGGATGCTGAGCGACAAGGCCGTTGAACTATTGGCTAAAAAATCAATGGCAGATCCAAATGGTCCATTGTCAATGGTCCGCTCCAGCTCTGCTGGCTTGCAAGGCAAGAATGGTCAATTAAAAGAGTACGATATGTACTCTGAGTTCGGTTGTGCTTTGGGTACCAACCCTTCGTTGCCCGACGACGATCTGAAGGATCTTAAGGTGGCCATCGTACCCCTGCAGGGTGGCGAGTTCTACCACTTCGGTACTTCGCGCGAGATGATCTCATCTACCCTCCGCATTCAGAATCTGGTAAACGATCAGCGAGAGATTATGCACCACGATCGCAAACCGCACCCCAGCTTGTTTGTGCAGAATGCCGTTTGCAAGTACAAGTTTACCGAGGACAATACCAATATATGGATTGAAAACAGCGACGTGAGCGAGGGCTGGACCCTGAGTCACGACAATATTATAACAGGTGTACCCCAGAACCACTGGAAGGTAAACCTGGCCCCAGGCGAGTGTATCGATGTAGTGCCCATTGGCGATACCGAATACGCTGTGCGCCTGTATCATATCGACGATAAGTTTGCTGGTGCCGAACAGCAGAAACAGCAGTTCCCTGTAGTGGCCGACCTTGAGGCCCTGAGCATGCTGCAAACACTGGATGGCCTGGCACTCGTTACCAGTCGTATGATTTCGGCCGAGGAGATTAGTACCGAGGCCAATCTGCATCGCTTGTTCGATCAGCGTAAGGCTTTCCGCAAACTCAACTGGAGTGCGCTGGCCAAGAACTGGAACCACAGTGTGTTCTACCAGCTCGACCTGGCCGATGCCAAGCGCGAGTTCGACGAACAGCACATCGAGATGCCCCCTGCACTCGATGCCGATGCACCCCTGATGACGCGCATCCACGATGCCATGTTCCGTGGCGAAAGCGAAAAGGCCTTTGCGCTTTTACGTGAGGGCTTACTCGATACCAACGATTATCAGCAGATACCCCAGCTCAGCGTGGCCGACGACCAGATTGTTTGGGGTCGTTCACCCGTGCGTATCGATATCGCAGGTGGTTGGACCGATACCCCTCCTTACTGTCTGATGGAGGGTGGTAATGTCATCAACCTGGCCATCGAACTCAATGGTCAGCCCCCGTTGCAAACCTATGTGCGCCCCTGCCAGGAGCCCCGTATTGTGCTGCGTAGTATCGATCTGGGTGCCATGGAGGTAGTAGAAACCAGCGAGCAGTTGCGTGATTTTATGCACGTAGGCTCACCCTTCTCAATCCCCAAGGCCGCCTTGGTATTGGCTGGCTTTGGTCAGCGTTCGCTCAAGGATGAGTTAGCTGCCTTTGGCGCAGGTATCGAGCTCACCCTGCTCAGTGCCATCCCCGCAGGCAGTGGCTTAGGCACCAGCAGCATCCTGGCTGCTACCGTCCTGGGTGCGCTCAACGATTTCTGCGGCTTGGGTTGGGATAAGAACGAGATTGGTCATCGCACCCTGATGCTCGAACAGATGCTTACCACAGGTGGTGGTTGGCAGGATCAGTTCGGTGGTGTGCTGGGTGGCGTAAAACTGCTGCAAACGGGTAGGGGCTTTGCCCAGAACCCACAGGTGCGCTGGTTGCCCACCGATCTGTGGACGCAACCCGAATATCGCCCTTGTCACCTATTATATTATACAGGCATCACGCGTACGGCTAAGAGCATCCTGGCCGAGATTGTGCGCCGTATGTTCTTGAACCACGGTGGCGAGCTGCGCCTGTTGCGCCAGATGAAACAGCATACCCTCGACATGTACGAGGCTATCCAGCAGAACGACTTCGAGCGAATGGGCTTGCTGGTACGTAAAACGTGGGCACAGAATCAGGCCCTCGATGCAGGTACCAACCCAGCCGATGTGGCTAAGCTCACCAGCTTGATCGATGACCTCTGCTTAGGTTACAAACTGCCTGGTGCAGGTGGTGGCGGCTATCTGTATATGATAGCTAAGGATCCCGAGGCCGCCGCACGTATCAAGCAGATTCTTTCTGAAAACAGCATCCGTAAGAACGCAAGATTTGTTGATATGGCACTATCCACAACAGGCTTGCAAATAAGTAGAAGTTGA
- a CDS encoding YfhO family protein: MTLLKKWLPDMLAVLLFAVLAFAYFFPADIEGRILYRHDASAGRGAGQEGIEYMQKTGERSRWTNALFGGMPTYQMAPSYHSTDKLSTMTKIYHLFLPENVWYVFAYLLGFYILLRAFDFRQHLAALGSIVWAFSTYFLIIIAAGHIWKVWALAYLPPLIAGLVLAYRGKYLWGFVLTAIFTAFEINANHVQMTYYYLFIILAMVIAWLVDAIRKHQLAAFGKATAVCIAGAAIGVCINLSNLYHTWQYGQESMRGKSELVKKNSANQTSSGLERDYITQWSYGIDETWTLLIPNTKGGASVPMSESKIAMEKADPTYESIYQQIGQYWGEQPGTSGPVYVGAFVMFLFVLGLLIVKGPMKWALLAVTILSILLSWGRNFMGFTDFFLDYVPMYAKFRTVASILVIAEFTIPLLAMMALKKLFDEPEGFSKYSKPIYISFGVTAGFCLLFALMPTTFFDGFVSSSEMRALSTLPQEHIQPLISNLVDMRTAVFTADCWRSFWIIVVGMVLLMAYKYRKLKAEYTIGAILVLCLIDLWQVNKRYLNDEMFVPQSEREAPQQMSQTDELILRDKALDYRVLNLASNTFNENETSYYHKSIGGYHAAKLRRYQEMIEQYISPEMQRLMNAVAEAGGDMTQVKGDSICPVINMLNTRYFVFPLQGGQTVPIQNPYALGNAWFVDKISYAKNANEEILKVGQIDLRHEAVADEKFQAQLGDAVAQDTTSTVDIKSYEPNQLTYEVNSGKGGVVVFSEVYYPGWTATIDGEPAELGRVNYILRALNVKPGKHEVVLSFFPKSVDTTETIAYTAYAILLLVLAGAAFMAYRRKKNG; encoded by the coding sequence ATGACATTATTGAAAAAATGGCTGCCCGATATGTTGGCAGTGTTGTTATTCGCCGTTCTGGCCTTTGCGTATTTCTTCCCTGCCGATATCGAGGGACGTATCCTGTACCGTCACGATGCCTCAGCTGGTCGTGGTGCTGGTCAGGAGGGTATCGAATATATGCAGAAAACAGGCGAGCGTAGTCGTTGGACCAACGCCCTGTTTGGTGGTATGCCTACCTACCAGATGGCTCCCTCGTATCATTCTACCGATAAACTCAGTACAATGACCAAGATCTACCATCTGTTCTTACCCGAGAATGTGTGGTATGTGTTTGCTTATCTGTTAGGATTCTATATTTTGCTGCGTGCTTTCGACTTCCGTCAGCATCTGGCAGCCTTAGGCTCTATCGTGTGGGCCTTCAGCACCTATTTCCTCATCATCATTGCTGCAGGTCACATCTGGAAGGTGTGGGCTTTGGCCTATCTGCCACCATTGATTGCAGGACTTGTGCTGGCCTATAGGGGCAAATATCTGTGGGGCTTTGTGCTCACAGCCATTTTCACTGCTTTCGAGATCAATGCCAACCACGTGCAGATGACCTATTACTATCTGTTTATCATCCTGGCCATGGTGATTGCCTGGTTGGTAGATGCCATCCGCAAGCATCAGTTGGCTGCCTTCGGTAAGGCCACTGCCGTGTGCATCGCAGGTGCCGCCATTGGCGTGTGCATCAACCTCTCAAACCTCTACCACACCTGGCAGTACGGTCAGGAGTCGATGCGCGGTAAGAGCGAACTGGTAAAGAAGAATTCGGCCAACCAGACCAGCAGTGGTTTGGAGCGCGATTATATCACACAGTGGAGTTATGGTATCGACGAGACCTGGACCCTGCTCATTCCTAACACCAAGGGTGGTGCTTCGGTGCCCATGAGCGAGAGTAAGATTGCCATGGAGAAAGCCGATCCTACCTACGAGAGCATCTACCAGCAGATTGGTCAGTACTGGGGCGAACAGCCTGGTACCAGCGGTCCTGTGTATGTAGGTGCCTTTGTGATGTTCCTGTTTGTGCTGGGACTGCTGATTGTCAAAGGTCCTATGAAGTGGGCTTTGCTCGCTGTTACCATCCTGTCGATACTCCTGTCGTGGGGGCGTAACTTCATGGGCTTTACCGATTTCTTCCTCGATTATGTGCCCATGTACGCCAAGTTCCGTACCGTGGCCTCGATATTGGTGATTGCCGAGTTCACCATCCCCTTGCTGGCCATGATGGCATTGAAAAAACTGTTCGACGAGCCCGAGGGCTTTAGCAAGTACAGCAAGCCTATCTACATCAGTTTTGGTGTTACCGCAGGCTTCTGTCTGTTGTTTGCCCTGATGCCAACCACCTTCTTCGATGGTTTTGTTTCATCCAGCGAGATGCGTGCTCTCAGCACCTTGCCACAGGAGCACATCCAACCACTTATCAGTAATCTGGTTGATATGCGTACAGCCGTGTTTACAGCTGATTGTTGGCGTTCGTTCTGGATTATCGTGGTGGGCATGGTATTGCTCATGGCTTACAAATATCGCAAACTCAAGGCCGAATATACCATCGGCGCTATCCTGGTGCTCTGCCTCATCGACCTTTGGCAGGTAAACAAGCGTTACCTGAACGATGAGATGTTTGTGCCCCAGAGCGAGCGCGAGGCACCCCAGCAGATGTCGCAGACCGATGAGCTCATCCTGCGCGATAAGGCCCTGGATTACCGTGTGCTCAACCTGGCATCAAATACCTTCAACGAGAACGAGACATCTTACTACCATAAGAGCATTGGTGGTTACCATGCTGCCAAGCTGCGCCGTTATCAGGAGATGATAGAGCAGTATATATCACCCGAGATGCAGCGCCTGATGAATGCTGTGGCCGAGGCTGGTGGCGACATGACTCAGGTTAAGGGCGACAGCATCTGTCCTGTTATCAATATGCTCAACACCCGCTACTTTGTGTTCCCACTGCAGGGTGGCCAGACAGTGCCCATCCAGAACCCCTATGCTTTGGGTAATGCGTGGTTTGTTGATAAGATTAGCTATGCCAAGAATGCCAACGAGGAGATTTTGAAGGTGGGTCAGATTGACCTGCGTCACGAGGCTGTGGCCGACGAGAAGTTCCAGGCACAGCTGGGTGATGCTGTTGCACAGGATACCACCAGCACCGTGGATATCAAGAGCTACGAGCCTAACCAGCTTACCTACGAGGTTAACTCGGGTAAGGGTGGTGTAGTGGTATTCTCCGAGGTTTACTATCCCGGCTGGACTGCTACCATCGATGGCGAGCCTGCCGAGTTGGGTAGGGTAAACTACATCCTGCGTGCCCTCAATGTAAAACCAGGTAAACACGAGGTAGTGCTCAGCTTCTTCCCCAAGTCGGTTGATACTACCGAGACGATTGCCTATACAGCGTATGCTATACTGCTACTGGTGCTGGCAGGAGCCGCCTTCATGGCCTACCGCCGCAAAAAGAATGGTTAA
- a CDS encoding GSCFA domain-containing protein, producing MEFRTIVDIDDPGFRIGACEEMLFVGSCFADKIGARFTDEKFRTIVNPFGVMYNPASILHTIQRLSAQPDLKSVKTAFLTLGTNHVYILNETGEIVDNCQKRPQSLFTEKELTVDECADYLQQAIDILHAANPDMRIVLTVSPIRYRKYGYHGSQLSKATLLLAVNKVIKMFRSALPLGSSKNVQCSAPALLACKARMFNVHYFPAYEIINDELRDYRFYADDMLHPSSQAVEYIWQRFSEVYLSPEAKAFLKEWQPLKAALNHKPFNPDSDEYRIFMDKTMLKISELQKKYPNFAV from the coding sequence ATGGAGTTTAGAACGATAGTTGATATAGATGACCCTGGGTTTAGGATAGGGGCTTGCGAGGAGATGCTCTTCGTAGGGTCGTGCTTTGCCGATAAGATAGGCGCACGCTTTACTGATGAGAAGTTCCGCACCATCGTTAATCCCTTTGGCGTGATGTATAATCCCGCCTCCATCCTCCATACCATCCAGCGCCTCTCCGCTCAGCCCGATTTGAAATCCGTCAAGACTGCATTCTTGACCCTCGGCACCAATCACGTTTATATTCTCAATGAAACAGGCGAGATAGTAGATAACTGCCAAAAGCGCCCCCAGTCGCTCTTTACCGAGAAGGAACTCACGGTAGATGAGTGTGCCGATTACCTGCAGCAGGCCATCGACATCCTGCATGCCGCCAATCCCGATATGCGCATCGTGCTCACCGTTAGCCCCATCCGCTATCGCAAATACGGCTACCACGGCTCCCAGCTCTCCAAAGCTACTTTACTCTTGGCCGTCAATAAGGTGATAAAAATGTTCCGCTCGGCTTTGCCGCTTGGCTCGTCCAAGAATGTTCAATGTTCCGCTCCAGCTCTGCTGGCTTGCAAGGCAAGAATGTTCAATGTTCATTACTTTCCCGCCTACGAAATCATCAACGATGAGTTGCGCGATTACCGCTTTTATGCCGATGATATGCTGCACCCCTCATCGCAGGCCGTAGAGTATATCTGGCAGCGATTCTCCGAAGTGTATCTCAGTCCCGAGGCCAAGGCATTCCTCAAGGAGTGGCAACCCCTCAAGGCCGCGCTTAATCACAAGCCGTTCAATCCCGATTC